From Candidatus Gastranaerophilales bacterium, one genomic window encodes:
- a CDS encoding GerMN domain-containing protein: MSGFSKFVVVILILLSILYVKVKFFGDFNFGIFTKKPEVVREVKNSMTPIEDNVKKKVETQKKTAKVEAPVSVYFLTLDENGAPVFKTVTRNTSAKNKLTFAIKELLKGPAFSEKNHGIYSEIPRGTKLLSVDLQGANIIINLSSDFQYGGGTDSVYSRMHQLIKTAKSNTSGQNIYLYLNGKQVDVLGGEGIMVSQPLNENSLDD; encoded by the coding sequence ATGAGTGGTTTTTCAAAATTTGTAGTAGTCATTTTGATTTTATTATCAATTTTGTATGTTAAAGTCAAATTTTTTGGTGATTTTAATTTTGGTATATTTACTAAAAAGCCGGAGGTTGTCAGGGAAGTTAAAAACTCAATGACTCCGATTGAAGATAATGTCAAAAAGAAAGTGGAAACTCAAAAGAAAACCGCAAAAGTTGAAGCTCCTGTAAGCGTATATTTCTTAACTTTAGACGAAAATGGTGCTCCTGTATTTAAAACTGTTACAAGAAATACAAGTGCGAAGAATAAGTTGACTTTTGCAATTAAAGAATTGTTAAAAGGTCCGGCATTTAGTGAAAAAAATCATGGAATATATTCTGAAATCCCTAGAGGAACAAAATTATTGAGTGTAGATTTGCAAGGTGCTAATATCATTATAAATTTAAGTTCTGATTTCCAATATGGAGGAGGAACTGATAGTGTATATTCAAGAATGCATCAGCTGATAAAAACTGCAAAGTCCAATACTTCAGGTCAAAATATTTATTTATATTTGAATGGTAAACAAGTAGATGTACTTGGTGGCGAGGGCATTATGGTTTCACAACCTTTAAATGAGAATTCTCTAGATGACTAA
- the truB gene encoding tRNA pseudouridine(55) synthase TruB, whose product MFGFLNVEKPKGVTSHDVVALLRRVTHIKQIGHAGTLDPMATGVLPLALGKATRLFEYFSDEKAYCVVMQLGKISDTYDAEGRIETFSEKKITEDELISVLPIFMGEIVQVPPAHSAVHYKGQRLYELARKGIIPDDIPKRVVNVSKINLIEFDNGNQTAKLEIECAKGTYIRSIVNDIGMALDCGAYMIELQRTQSSNFYIKNSINLEQFTDIEVVKKHLINPLEVLSYNRKSLTEEEFNRIKNGNSIRTTDIESNVLLLTYDDKLVAMANVEDNLIKVNKVLL is encoded by the coding sequence ATGTTTGGATTTCTCAATGTTGAAAAGCCAAAAGGGGTAACCTCTCATGATGTTGTTGCTCTATTAAGGCGTGTTACTCACATTAAACAAATTGGGCATGCGGGCACTCTTGACCCAATGGCTACAGGGGTTTTGCCTCTTGCTTTGGGTAAAGCCACAAGACTGTTTGAGTATTTTTCTGATGAAAAAGCATATTGTGTCGTAATGCAGTTGGGGAAAATTTCTGATACATATGATGCTGAAGGTCGTATAGAAACTTTTTCGGAAAAGAAAATAACCGAAGATGAGTTAATTTCGGTATTACCTATTTTTATGGGGGAGATTGTCCAAGTTCCTCCCGCTCATAGTGCCGTTCATTACAAAGGGCAACGATTGTATGAATTGGCTCGAAAAGGTATAATTCCCGATGATATACCAAAAAGAGTCGTCAATGTTTCTAAAATAAATCTTATTGAATTTGATAATGGAAATCAAACTGCTAAGTTAGAAATCGAATGTGCAAAAGGCACTTATATTCGTTCTATTGTAAATGATATCGGGATGGCTTTGGATTGCGGGGCTTATATGATTGAATTGCAAAGAACGCAGTCTTCAAATTTTTATATAAAAAATTCAATTAACCTTGAGCAATTTACTGATATTGAAGTTGTAAAAAAACATTTGATTAATCCTCTTGAAGTTTTATCATATAATCGAAAATCATTGACTGAAGAAGAATTTAATCGCATAAAAAACGGCAATTCTATCAGAACAACTGATATTGAGTCGAATGTTTTGCTGTTGACTTATGATGATAAGCTCGTCGCAATGGCGAATGTAGAGGATAATTTAATAAAGGTTAATAAGGTGTTATTATGA
- the rbfA gene encoding 30S ribosome-binding factor RbfA, with protein sequence MSLRNERVRKTLMKEISDIIQKEVRDPRIMGVVSITDIELAHDNSYAKVYFSVFATDEEKKLKTIQALEEHTSKIRYEVGKRIRLRLTPELKFIPDDSIERGTKVTEIINKISRGEL encoded by the coding sequence ATGTCATTAAGAAATGAACGTGTTAGAAAAACTTTGATGAAAGAAATTTCTGATATAATACAAAAAGAAGTTAGAGATCCTAGAATTATGGGGGTTGTTTCTATTACTGATATTGAACTCGCTCATGATAATTCTTATGCAAAAGTTTATTTTTCTGTTTTTGCGACTGACGAAGAAAAAAAACTGAAAACAATACAAGCTTTAGAAGAACATACTTCAAAAATAAGGTATGAGGTTGGCAAGAGAATTCGCTTGAGATTGACTCCTGAGCTCAAATTTATCCCTGATGATTCTATCGAACGAGGAACTAAAGTTACTGAGATTATAAACAAAATTTCTCGAGGGGAATTATAG
- the infB gene encoding translation initiation factor IF-2 → MTDKRVYEVAKELGISNKQVIECLEQKLGIKGKSHSSTLSATQITNLKEMLHPSKSAADKKPKAFIVKKAKPAAKPEVQKVEIEEKKEEKTQNIEPDKKTIISHDGPQVKPDTSSVTYTKTQKTPDIRSLLEYNNRNSLKRREAEQQAQKERKLEKEKMEAAAKARAERQNRPSQGGRPYPNNNRRFDKSRNPNNNVPQAGQAPRGPKPTGDNAQKKTEPYKPVKRHIIPQDIYDSKPGAKRKIVKGKEKQYKSKEEQQELISLEKATQKHKKKHKHEEEAKEALTKVVINQVLTVGELADKIDKSPAEIVKFLMMEGVLATVNQVIDAKTQKKVCENFELEVLEEDLDAYIEKELQKEEKEKALKEIDEKLLKSRAPVISIMGHVDHGKTTLLDSIRASKHKIVSTEVGGITQSIGAYTVFLNNKKIVFIDTPGHEAFTEMRARGAKSTDIAILVVAADDGIMPQTIEAINHARAAEIPIIVAVNKIDKPGANPDKILQQLTEHGLVPEEWGGDTVCVKVSALQGTGIDELLEYILLVAEMQGLKAIPSAKASGVVIEANLDKGKGPVATLLVQNGTLKTGDCLVVGTVFGKVRALLSDSGERVKKAAPSTPVEVLGLTEVPQAGDNFQAVENEKEMRAIANERKEKERNTRLEAMMPAHVRNEVVGEEDSEIKKLNLIIKANTNGAAEAVSQAVSQLESKEIVTKLIHVGVGDISEADVMLASASEALILGFGVKEDLNAQLAAEKEKVVIKKYEIIYQILEDLEQTMLSLLQPEIKEVELGRAEVRQIFTVGKTSKIAGCYVLEGKIIRNKTAVLLRDGVEVFRGQIDQLKRFKDDAKEVAQGFECGVSFAKFNDIREGDIIEVSTTEEVERQVLV, encoded by the coding sequence ATGACTGACAAAAGAGTATATGAAGTAGCTAAAGAACTGGGCATTTCCAATAAACAAGTTATAGAATGCCTTGAACAAAAACTGGGAATAAAAGGAAAATCTCACTCCAGTACACTTTCTGCTACTCAAATAACTAATCTTAAAGAGATGTTGCACCCATCTAAATCTGCAGCTGACAAAAAACCAAAAGCTTTTATTGTTAAAAAAGCTAAACCGGCTGCAAAACCTGAAGTGCAAAAAGTTGAAATCGAAGAAAAAAAAGAAGAAAAAACTCAGAATATTGAGCCTGATAAAAAAACTATAATCAGTCATGATGGTCCTCAAGTTAAACCTGATACTTCCTCTGTTACTTATACTAAAACACAAAAAACTCCAGATATTCGTTCTCTGCTTGAATACAATAATCGTAACAGTTTAAAAAGACGTGAAGCTGAGCAACAAGCTCAAAAAGAACGTAAACTCGAAAAAGAAAAAATGGAAGCTGCAGCTAAAGCAAGAGCTGAAAGACAAAATAGACCATCTCAAGGCGGACGTCCTTATCCGAATAATAATCGTAGATTTGATAAATCTCGTAACCCGAATAATAACGTGCCTCAAGCAGGTCAAGCTCCGAGAGGTCCAAAACCAACCGGTGACAACGCTCAGAAGAAAACCGAGCCTTATAAACCGGTAAAAAGACATATTATTCCTCAAGATATTTATGATTCAAAACCGGGTGCTAAACGCAAAATCGTTAAGGGCAAAGAAAAACAATATAAATCTAAAGAAGAACAACAAGAACTTATAAGTCTTGAAAAAGCTACCCAAAAACATAAGAAAAAACATAAACATGAAGAGGAAGCTAAAGAGGCTTTAACCAAAGTCGTTATTAATCAAGTTTTAACCGTCGGTGAATTGGCTGATAAAATTGATAAATCACCTGCCGAAATCGTTAAGTTTTTAATGATGGAAGGCGTTTTGGCTACTGTAAACCAAGTTATTGACGCTAAAACTCAAAAAAAAGTTTGCGAAAATTTTGAACTTGAAGTCCTTGAAGAAGATTTGGACGCTTATATAGAAAAAGAACTTCAAAAAGAAGAAAAAGAAAAAGCTTTGAAAGAAATTGATGAAAAGCTATTAAAGTCAAGAGCTCCTGTAATTAGTATCATGGGACACGTTGACCACGGTAAAACTACATTGTTGGATTCAATCAGAGCTTCCAAGCATAAAATTGTTTCAACAGAAGTCGGTGGTATCACTCAATCAATTGGTGCTTATACGGTTTTTTTAAACAACAAAAAAATTGTATTTATTGACACTCCTGGTCACGAAGCGTTTACAGAAATGAGAGCTCGTGGTGCAAAATCAACTGATATAGCAATTTTGGTCGTTGCTGCTGATGATGGAATTATGCCTCAAACTATTGAAGCTATAAACCACGCAAGAGCCGCTGAAATCCCAATTATTGTTGCTGTAAACAAAATTGATAAGCCGGGTGCTAACCCTGACAAAATCCTTCAACAACTGACTGAACACGGTTTGGTTCCTGAAGAATGGGGTGGCGATACTGTTTGCGTTAAAGTCAGTGCACTTCAAGGTACAGGTATTGATGAGCTCCTAGAATATATTTTACTTGTCGCTGAAATGCAAGGCTTAAAAGCTATTCCTTCAGCTAAGGCTTCAGGTGTTGTTATTGAGGCAAATTTAGACAAGGGAAAAGGTCCGGTTGCTACATTATTAGTTCAAAACGGTACATTGAAAACAGGTGACTGTTTAGTCGTAGGTACTGTCTTTGGTAAAGTTAGAGCCTTGTTGTCAGATTCAGGCGAGAGAGTAAAAAAAGCGGCTCCTTCTACTCCTGTTGAGGTCTTAGGGTTAACCGAAGTTCCTCAGGCAGGTGACAATTTCCAAGCTGTTGAAAATGAAAAGGAAATGCGTGCTATAGCAAATGAACGCAAGGAGAAAGAACGTAATACAAGATTAGAAGCTATGATGCCTGCTCATGTTAGAAATGAGGTCGTTGGCGAAGAAGATTCAGAAATCAAAAAATTGAATTTAATCATTAAGGCAAATACAAACGGTGCTGCAGAGGCGGTTTCTCAGGCTGTTTCTCAACTTGAATCAAAAGAAATTGTTACTAAGCTTATACATGTAGGTGTCGGTGATATTTCTGAAGCTGATGTAATGCTTGCTAGTGCAAGTGAGGCTTTAATTTTAGGCTTCGGCGTTAAGGAAGATTTGAATGCACAATTAGCTGCCGAAAAAGAAAAAGTCGTTATCAAAAAATACGAGATAATATATCAAATTTTGGAAGATCTTGAACAAACAATGTTGAGTCTTCTTCAACCTGAAATCAAAGAGGTTGAACTTGGAAGAGCCGAAGTCAGACAAATCTTTACTGTCGGTAAAACATCTAAGATTGCCGGCTGCTATGTTCTTGAAGGCAAGATTATCAGAAATAAGACGGCTGTTCTTCTCCGAGATGGTGTTGAAGTTTTTAGAGGTCAAATTGACCAGTTAAAACGTTTTAAAGATGATGCTAAAGAAGTAGCACAGGGCTTTGAGTGCGGTGTTTCTTTTGCGAAATTTAACGATATTCGTGAAGGTGACATTATTGAGGTTTCAACAACAGAAGAAGTTGAACGCCAAGTGCTTGTATAA